A part of Chanodichthys erythropterus isolate Z2021 chromosome 4, ASM2448905v1, whole genome shotgun sequence genomic DNA contains:
- the dcun1d4 gene encoding DCN1-like protein 4 isoform X2 — protein MIRCTDAFYFQLNSHLSTLASIHKIYHTLHRLNLTEDVGPETHGTACCSRAMPPRKKRRPTAGDDLSAKKSRQDNVYRKQETLQIQEAEAFSSKRCLEWFYEYAGCDDVVGPEGMEKFCEDIGVEPENVVMLVLAWKLDAQSMGYFTLQEWLKGMGSLQCDSTEKLRNSLDYLRSVLNDATSFKLIYRYAFDFAREKDQRSLDLNTAKCMLGLLLGKTWPLFPVFNQFLEQSKYKVINKDQWCNVLEFSRTINLDLSNYDEDGAWPVLLDEFVEWYKDREMS, from the exons ATGATTCGCTGTACTGACGCATTTT ATTTCCAGCTGAACTCTCATTTGTCCACACTGGCCAGTATCCACAAGATCTACCACACCCTGCACAGGCTG AACCTGACAGAAGACGTCGGCCCAGAGACTCACGGCACAG cctGCTGCTCCAGAGCCATGCCCCCCAGGAAAAAGAGGAGACCTACTGCTGGAGACGACCTGTCTGCTAAGAAGAGCCGGCAGGATAA TGTTTACAGAAAACAGGAGACCTTGCAAATCCAGGAAGCTGAAGCTTTTTCTAGCAAGAGATGTCTAGAGTGGTTTTATGAATATGCAG GGTGTGATGATGTGGTTGGACCAGAAGGGATGGAGAAATTCTGTGAAGACATTGGAGTGGAGCCAGAGAAT GTGGTGATGCTGGTATTGGCCTGGAAGCTTGATGCCCAGAGTATGGGTTACTTCACTTTACAGGAGTGGCTCAAGGGGATGGGCTCATTGCA GTGTGACTCTACTGAAAAACTCAGGAACTCTCTAGACTACCTGAGGTCTGTCCTCAACGATGCCACCAGTTTCAAGCTCATTTACCGATATGCCTTCGACTTTGCCAGG GAGAAGGATCAGAGGAGTTTAGACTTGAATACTGCCAAGTGTATGCTGGGACTTCTGCTTGGGAAGACCTGGCCATTGTTTCCAGTGTTTAACCAGTTTCTAgaa CAATCTAAGTATAAGGTTATAAATAAAGATCAATGGTGCAATGTTCTAGAATTCAGTAGGACTATCAACCTTGATCTCAGTAACTATGATGAGGACGGGGCCT GGCCAGTGCTGTTGGATGAGTTTGTGGAATGGTATAAAGATCGAGAGATGTCGTAG
- the dcun1d4 gene encoding DCN1-like protein 4 isoform X5, whose translation MPPRKKRRPTAGDDLSAKKSRQDNVYRKQETLQIQEAEAFSSKRCLEWFYEYAGCDDVVGPEGMEKFCEDIGVEPENVVMLVLAWKLDAQSMGYFTLQEWLKGMGSLQCDSTEKLRNSLDYLRSVLNDATSFKLIYRYAFDFAREKDQRSLDLNTAKCMLGLLLGKTWPLFPVFNQFLEQSKYKVINKDQWCNVLEFSRTINLDLSNYDEDGAWPVLLDEFVEWYKDREMS comes from the exons ATGCCCCCCAGGAAAAAGAGGAGACCTACTGCTGGAGACGACCTGTCTGCTAAGAAGAGCCGGCAGGATAA TGTTTACAGAAAACAGGAGACCTTGCAAATCCAGGAAGCTGAAGCTTTTTCTAGCAAGAGATGTCTAGAGTGGTTTTATGAATATGCAG GGTGTGATGATGTGGTTGGACCAGAAGGGATGGAGAAATTCTGTGAAGACATTGGAGTGGAGCCAGAGAAT GTGGTGATGCTGGTATTGGCCTGGAAGCTTGATGCCCAGAGTATGGGTTACTTCACTTTACAGGAGTGGCTCAAGGGGATGGGCTCATTGCA GTGTGACTCTACTGAAAAACTCAGGAACTCTCTAGACTACCTGAGGTCTGTCCTCAACGATGCCACCAGTTTCAAGCTCATTTACCGATATGCCTTCGACTTTGCCAGG GAGAAGGATCAGAGGAGTTTAGACTTGAATACTGCCAAGTGTATGCTGGGACTTCTGCTTGGGAAGACCTGGCCATTGTTTCCAGTGTTTAACCAGTTTCTAgaa CAATCTAAGTATAAGGTTATAAATAAAGATCAATGGTGCAATGTTCTAGAATTCAGTAGGACTATCAACCTTGATCTCAGTAACTATGATGAGGACGGGGCCT GGCCAGTGCTGTTGGATGAGTTTGTGGAATGGTATAAAGATCGAGAGATGTCGTAG
- the dcun1d4 gene encoding DCN1-like protein 4 isoform X4 gives MLTVFFLNLTEDVGPETHGTACCSRAMPPRKKRRPTAGDDLSAKKSRQDNVYRKQETLQIQEAEAFSSKRCLEWFYEYAGCDDVVGPEGMEKFCEDIGVEPENVVMLVLAWKLDAQSMGYFTLQEWLKGMGSLQCDSTEKLRNSLDYLRSVLNDATSFKLIYRYAFDFAREKDQRSLDLNTAKCMLGLLLGKTWPLFPVFNQFLEQSKYKVINKDQWCNVLEFSRTINLDLSNYDEDGAWPVLLDEFVEWYKDREMS, from the exons ATGCTTACTGTCTTCTTTTTG AACCTGACAGAAGACGTCGGCCCAGAGACTCACGGCACAG cctGCTGCTCCAGAGCCATGCCCCCCAGGAAAAAGAGGAGACCTACTGCTGGAGACGACCTGTCTGCTAAGAAGAGCCGGCAGGATAA TGTTTACAGAAAACAGGAGACCTTGCAAATCCAGGAAGCTGAAGCTTTTTCTAGCAAGAGATGTCTAGAGTGGTTTTATGAATATGCAG GGTGTGATGATGTGGTTGGACCAGAAGGGATGGAGAAATTCTGTGAAGACATTGGAGTGGAGCCAGAGAAT GTGGTGATGCTGGTATTGGCCTGGAAGCTTGATGCCCAGAGTATGGGTTACTTCACTTTACAGGAGTGGCTCAAGGGGATGGGCTCATTGCA GTGTGACTCTACTGAAAAACTCAGGAACTCTCTAGACTACCTGAGGTCTGTCCTCAACGATGCCACCAGTTTCAAGCTCATTTACCGATATGCCTTCGACTTTGCCAGG GAGAAGGATCAGAGGAGTTTAGACTTGAATACTGCCAAGTGTATGCTGGGACTTCTGCTTGGGAAGACCTGGCCATTGTTTCCAGTGTTTAACCAGTTTCTAgaa CAATCTAAGTATAAGGTTATAAATAAAGATCAATGGTGCAATGTTCTAGAATTCAGTAGGACTATCAACCTTGATCTCAGTAACTATGATGAGGACGGGGCCT GGCCAGTGCTGTTGGATGAGTTTGTGGAATGGTATAAAGATCGAGAGATGTCGTAG
- the dcun1d4 gene encoding DCN1-like protein 4 isoform X1 has product MHSDASSKYNNFQLNSHLSTLASIHKIYHTLHRLNLTEDVGPETHGTACCSRAMPPRKKRRPTAGDDLSAKKSRQDNVYRKQETLQIQEAEAFSSKRCLEWFYEYAGCDDVVGPEGMEKFCEDIGVEPENVVMLVLAWKLDAQSMGYFTLQEWLKGMGSLQCDSTEKLRNSLDYLRSVLNDATSFKLIYRYAFDFAREKDQRSLDLNTAKCMLGLLLGKTWPLFPVFNQFLEQSKYKVINKDQWCNVLEFSRTINLDLSNYDEDGAWPVLLDEFVEWYKDREMS; this is encoded by the exons ATGCACTCAGATGCGTCAAGTAAGTACAATA ATTTCCAGCTGAACTCTCATTTGTCCACACTGGCCAGTATCCACAAGATCTACCACACCCTGCACAGGCTG AACCTGACAGAAGACGTCGGCCCAGAGACTCACGGCACAG cctGCTGCTCCAGAGCCATGCCCCCCAGGAAAAAGAGGAGACCTACTGCTGGAGACGACCTGTCTGCTAAGAAGAGCCGGCAGGATAA TGTTTACAGAAAACAGGAGACCTTGCAAATCCAGGAAGCTGAAGCTTTTTCTAGCAAGAGATGTCTAGAGTGGTTTTATGAATATGCAG GGTGTGATGATGTGGTTGGACCAGAAGGGATGGAGAAATTCTGTGAAGACATTGGAGTGGAGCCAGAGAAT GTGGTGATGCTGGTATTGGCCTGGAAGCTTGATGCCCAGAGTATGGGTTACTTCACTTTACAGGAGTGGCTCAAGGGGATGGGCTCATTGCA GTGTGACTCTACTGAAAAACTCAGGAACTCTCTAGACTACCTGAGGTCTGTCCTCAACGATGCCACCAGTTTCAAGCTCATTTACCGATATGCCTTCGACTTTGCCAGG GAGAAGGATCAGAGGAGTTTAGACTTGAATACTGCCAAGTGTATGCTGGGACTTCTGCTTGGGAAGACCTGGCCATTGTTTCCAGTGTTTAACCAGTTTCTAgaa CAATCTAAGTATAAGGTTATAAATAAAGATCAATGGTGCAATGTTCTAGAATTCAGTAGGACTATCAACCTTGATCTCAGTAACTATGATGAGGACGGGGCCT GGCCAGTGCTGTTGGATGAGTTTGTGGAATGGTATAAAGATCGAGAGATGTCGTAG
- the dcun1d4 gene encoding DCN1-like protein 4 isoform X3 produces the protein MHSDASNFQLNSHLSTLASIHKIYHTLHRLNLTEDVGPETHGTACCSRAMPPRKKRRPTAGDDLSAKKSRQDNVYRKQETLQIQEAEAFSSKRCLEWFYEYAGCDDVVGPEGMEKFCEDIGVEPENVVMLVLAWKLDAQSMGYFTLQEWLKGMGSLQCDSTEKLRNSLDYLRSVLNDATSFKLIYRYAFDFAREKDQRSLDLNTAKCMLGLLLGKTWPLFPVFNQFLEQSKYKVINKDQWCNVLEFSRTINLDLSNYDEDGAWPVLLDEFVEWYKDREMS, from the exons ATGCACTCAGATGCGTCAA ATTTCCAGCTGAACTCTCATTTGTCCACACTGGCCAGTATCCACAAGATCTACCACACCCTGCACAGGCTG AACCTGACAGAAGACGTCGGCCCAGAGACTCACGGCACAG cctGCTGCTCCAGAGCCATGCCCCCCAGGAAAAAGAGGAGACCTACTGCTGGAGACGACCTGTCTGCTAAGAAGAGCCGGCAGGATAA TGTTTACAGAAAACAGGAGACCTTGCAAATCCAGGAAGCTGAAGCTTTTTCTAGCAAGAGATGTCTAGAGTGGTTTTATGAATATGCAG GGTGTGATGATGTGGTTGGACCAGAAGGGATGGAGAAATTCTGTGAAGACATTGGAGTGGAGCCAGAGAAT GTGGTGATGCTGGTATTGGCCTGGAAGCTTGATGCCCAGAGTATGGGTTACTTCACTTTACAGGAGTGGCTCAAGGGGATGGGCTCATTGCA GTGTGACTCTACTGAAAAACTCAGGAACTCTCTAGACTACCTGAGGTCTGTCCTCAACGATGCCACCAGTTTCAAGCTCATTTACCGATATGCCTTCGACTTTGCCAGG GAGAAGGATCAGAGGAGTTTAGACTTGAATACTGCCAAGTGTATGCTGGGACTTCTGCTTGGGAAGACCTGGCCATTGTTTCCAGTGTTTAACCAGTTTCTAgaa CAATCTAAGTATAAGGTTATAAATAAAGATCAATGGTGCAATGTTCTAGAATTCAGTAGGACTATCAACCTTGATCTCAGTAACTATGATGAGGACGGGGCCT GGCCAGTGCTGTTGGATGAGTTTGTGGAATGGTATAAAGATCGAGAGATGTCGTAG